The genomic window GAGCACCTTGGCCAAATTTTTGGCCAGAGCATCGATGAGGCTAATCGGGGACCTCCTTCATTAGCTGAATTGAGCCACTACAAGTGCGTGACTTGATGGTTAGGAAAATGGTTGACAACATTCATCACATTTTTTCTTATAATCTCTCAACATTTTTTTGAGTTACTTATAATCTCTCAACATGTCTTGAAGAACTCCGCAGCGAAGCTATCCAGGTCTGGTGCCTTATACAGGCTCATTGTAGTGCAGATTACACTACGAGAGAAAATGCAGACTATGATAAATTCAGGCAACCAAACGACATGCTGAACATAACCCAGGCTTCCAAAAAAAAATGCGGAAAGCAGCGTGCTGataaccaaacagcccctaacaAGGGTGCAGATAACCAAACAGCCCCCGGCGTTTTGCCTGTGCGTTTTGCAGGGAAAAAAAAGTACAAACAGAGAACTTTGGATGCCCCGTGAGAATCCACATGCATGAAAGGACGCGAGGAGAATTTGAAGCCAAAGAACTGAAGTAGTCTGCTGCTAtgtacacacacgcacgcaacaacGGCATTCTAGCCGCGCGGGCCAGCTTCACGTCTCTTGTAGCCCTCTCTAGGCCAGGACGCCCCCCAAAATTTGCCGCGCTAAACCAGCCGCTGCTAAAGCTAAAGTACTAGGCCAAGGGAAAAATGACCGTAGAAAAGGTAGAAGTTCAAACTAACACACGCAAACTAGAACGGTGCAGTGGCAATGTCTCTCTTGATGGAGCGTCCGTGGGGGCGACAACCCGTGCCGCCGCCACCGCGCGGCGTCGAATCCTCCGACGAGCCGAGCTCAACGTCGTCGTCCGACGAGTCAGTCATGGAGGAGCCCATCTTCCGCACGCCCCGCACTGGCTTGAGCCCTTCCGTGAAGATCCTGATGGCTTCCTCAGTCGTCCTCGTGCTCACCACGTACAGCGCCGCCTCCTGCAGTTTCGATAAATATCTGTCAATTAACTAACTCAAGCTGCTCTGTCACTTTTTCTAGAAAACGTTCGATCTATTCATCATCTCACAACGGTATAAAGAACACAAAAATAATAAAATTAACAACCTAGCGACGAACGAGCCGATGCACGTACGTGCATATGTACGAGTTACATGAGTGATGCGTATGCGAGTACAGAAGGAATGTAGTACATACGCGAGACGATTAAATTCTGGTGGGCAACGTCCTAGTCACGACTGTTCTCTGTTGTGACGGACGCACGACACGTCGACACACAAGCTTCATGGGAACAGAGACCGACCCAAGTGCATGAACAGCGCATGCAGCAAGCAATAGCGATCGCACTTGCGTATGTAAGCACCTTCGTTCATATAACGCTGGGATACAAAATAATTTTGTAGAAAACATTGTAAATTTATCTATTCACTTCAACcaagaaaatactccctccgtcctataacgCAAGACatttttttacactacactagtgttaaaaaactacattagtaatatattaaaaaataggaaaaatagtACATGCAGGAATAGCATTTTTTTTTACTTAGCAGGAGGGTTCTTTGTACAAACAGGATCCCTTGAATGGATGGATccaatttcgcaaaaaaaaaaggatGGATCTAGTACATCGTTCATCAAGAATCCTCTTTAAGGCTAGTTCTTTTGCTAAACCAGTGTGCATGCATACGAAACTTATCGTCCGGGGTGTTGTAGAGATGAGTGGAAACCGGATGGAATCGACTTTACAGGTAGCTGAGGTAGGTCACTAATCACCACAGAGAAACGGTAGAGTTACACGTGCAAAAGATGGCCGAGTTGAATAATTTGCCTTTCAGCTCTAGAAGACTAGAACCATGAGAAACCTACCATTGAACACAGAAAAATTGTAAATTGTCATTAAAATAATCAGATATCAGTGTTAACTTTAATTTCAACTTCTTATTTCTCTTTTTAATTGACAAATTAGTAGGCACACTGTCCCAACTGagggagttttttcaaagaaatatTCTTCagtaaaatatactccctccgtcccaaaatataagaacttTTTCGATActaatgtagtgtcaaaaacgttcttatattatgagacggagggagtctTTACAAATCTGTAGACTGGTATAGTGCAATCCTGTTCTACACTATCTGTATATCCTATACTAGAATATCGATTTCATTTTTGTTCTACGGAGGGTATATAGACATGTGTTACATCCTAACAAGTTTCGAAGAAGGCACAATACAGAATTAAGTTTGTTTTATTCTAGCAAGGAAAAATGGAGGGAGAACACATGATACTTTTTGGGCTAGCGCTACTTAAATTTTCTTTAAGCAATAGCGCTAGTGGCGATGAATCGGATTTCAGTCATGGGAGGTGGGAAAAGCTGGCTGATTTGGAAAAAACTCcatccgtaaactaatataaaagcatttagatcatTACTGTAATAAtgtaaacacttttatattagtttacagagagagCACATATTTATACACAGCATATACGTACCCTTGCGTACTTGAGCTGCTCGAGGGTGAGCGTCTTTGGCTCCGCCTCCATGGACGGCATCCTCCCCGACGCCGCCACACCTTGTACCTGCACCGTCCCCATCTCCGGCGCCGTGTATATATGCCCCTAGACAGCTTTCGCCGTATGCTATGCACCACAAATACACGACACGTACGTGTCTCACTGCTGCTCTTCTTTGTACGTGGAATGTGGGCGAGTGCGGTTTGATTATCAGCTGGAAGAATTTGCTGTGGACGAGATGGCCGGGAGGAGCACGGCCGGGCTATATATACGAGCCGGCTCCGGGCCTGGAGAATCGTGTCGTGAATTGACGGGCACACGCGGCTCGAGCGGAGTGGCAGTACGATGAAACGTGGCAGCGCGGCGACCGGGCGATGGGTCCGCGCGTCCGTTGCGGGCCAACGAGCTGGCGTGCCGATGGTGGCTCCCGGCCGCGGCCAATGGGAGCTTGCCATGACGGGCACACACGGCCCGGTGAATCGGGTTCCCGGATACGTATCGCCGATCAATCATGATTCAGGACGGGAGTACGAGTCTGTCTCTCAGTTGCGGATC from Triticum aestivum cultivar Chinese Spring chromosome 3B, IWGSC CS RefSeq v2.1, whole genome shotgun sequence includes these protein-coding regions:
- the LOC123065713 gene encoding uncharacterized protein, which gives rise to MGTVQVQGVAASGRMPSMEAEPKTLTLEQLKYAREAALYVVSTRTTEEAIRIFTEGLKPVRGVRKMGSSMTDSSDDDVELGSSEDSTPRGGGGTGCRPHGRSIKRDIATAPF